Proteins co-encoded in one Cyprinus carpio isolate SPL01 chromosome B5, ASM1834038v1, whole genome shotgun sequence genomic window:
- the LOC109109401 gene encoding tubulin beta chain-like encodes MREIVHIQAGQCGNQIGAKFWEVISDEHGIDPTGSYQGDSELQLERINVYYNEASGNKFVPRAILVDLEPGTMDSVRSGPFGQIFRPDNFVFGQSGAGNNWAKGHYTEGAELVDSVLDVVRKESENCDCLQGFQLTHSLGGGTGSGMGTLLISKIREEYPDRIMNTFSVMPSPKVSDTVVEPYNATLSVHQLVENTDETFCIDNEALYDICFRTLKLTTPTYGDLNHLVSATMSGVTTCLRFPGQLNADLRKLAVNMVPFPRLHFFMPGFAPLTSRGSQQYRALSVPELTQQMFDAKNMMAACDPRHGRYLTVAAIFRGRMSMKEVDEQMLSIQNKNSSYFVEWIPNNVKTAVCDIPPRGLKMSATFIGNSTAIQELFRRISEQFTAMFRRKAFLHWYTGEGMDEMEFTEAESNMNDLVSEYQQYQDATADETGEYEEDDIEDEEDALH; translated from the exons ATGAGGGAAATCGTACATATTCAGGCCGGACAGTGCGGCAACCAGATCGGTGCCAAG TTTTGGGAGGTGATCAGTGATGAGCACGGGATCGATCCCACTGGCAGTTATCAGGGTGACAGTGAACTGCAGCTGGAGAGGATAAATGTTTATTACAATGAGGCATCTG gAAACAAATTTGTCCCTCGTGCCATCCTGGTGGACCTGGAACCTGGCACCATGGACTCGGTCCGCTCTGGCCCATTTGGACAAATCTTCAGGCCAGATAATTTTGTGTTTG GTCAAAGTGGAGCTGGGAACAATTGGGCCAAAGGACACTACACAGAGGGAGCAGAGCTAGTAGACTCAGTTCTGGATGTGGTACGCAAAGAGTCCGAGAACTGTGACTGCCTGCAGGGCTTCCAGCTCACACACTCCCTGGGCGGAGGCACCGGGTCTGGAATGGGCACCCTCCTCATCAGCAAGATCCGTGAAGAGTACCCTGACCGTATCATGAACACTTTCAGCGTCATGCCTTCACCCAAAGTGTCGGACACCGTGGTGGAGCCCTACAATGCTACGCTCTCTGTGCACCAACTGGTGGAGAACACCGACGAGACCTTCTGCATTGACAACGAAGCACTCTACGACATTTGCTTCCGCACACTTAAACTCACCACACCTACTTACGGCGACCTGAACCACCTTGTTTCAGCAACAATGAGCGGAGTCACCACCTGTCTGCGCTTCCCAGGTCAACTTAATGCCGACCTCCGCAAGCTGGCAGTCAACATGGTGCCCTTCCCTCGCCTCCACTTCTTCATGCCTGGATTTGCGCCCCTGACAAGTCGTGGTAGCCAGCAGTACCGCGCTCTTTCAGTGCCAGAGCTAACGCAGCAGATGTTTGATGCCAAGAACATGATGGCAGCCTGCGACCCGCGACACGGTCGCTACCTCACCGTGGCAGCCATCTTCCGTGGCCGCATGTCCATGAAGGAGGTGGACGAGCAGATGCTGAGCATCCAGAACAAGAACAGCAGCTATTTTGTTGAATGGATCCCAAATAACGTCAAGACGGCAGTCTGCGACATCCCGCCACGTGGGCTCAAAATGTCTGCCACATTCATCGGCAACAGCACAGCCATTCAAGAGCTGTTCCGCAGGATTTCAGAGCAGTTCACCGCCATGTTCAGACGCAAGGCTTTCCTGCACTGGTACACCGGCGAGGGAATGGACGAGATGGAGTTCACAGAGGCAGAAAGCAACATGAATGACCTGGTTTCCGAGTACCAACAGTACCAAGATGCCACCGCTGACGAAACGGGCGAGTATGAGGAGGACGATATCGAAGACGAGGAGGATGCTCTCCATTGA